One segment of Akkermansiaceae bacterium DNA contains the following:
- a CDS encoding 3-deoxy-7-phosphoheptulonate synthase, translating into MTEFQTDDLRISKIKPLISPAVLSHHLPITDKVAKLVSTARQQSENILKGADDRLLVVVGPCSIHDTGAAIEYATRLKEAAARYTDDLLVVMRVYFEKPRTTVGWKGLINDPHLDESFDINRGLHIARELLIELAEMGVPAGTEFLDTISPQYYADLIAWGAIGARTTESQIHRELASGLSMPVGFKNGTGGSNQIAFDAIQASAGQHHFLSVTKQGVTAIVATKGNDACHIILRGSSKGPNYDAESIAEVAGQLESAGLPASVMVDCSHGNSLKDYRNQPVVAQSLCEQIAGGNKAITAVMVESNLVEGGQKLQGSRADLTYGQSVTDECVGWQTTEDMLEEFAKAIRARRNAS; encoded by the coding sequence GTGACTGAGTTTCAAACCGACGACCTTCGTATCAGCAAAATCAAACCGCTGATCTCTCCCGCTGTCCTGTCCCACCATCTGCCGATCACCGACAAGGTGGCCAAGCTTGTCTCGACAGCACGCCAGCAGTCCGAAAACATACTCAAAGGCGCGGATGACCGTCTGCTGGTCGTGGTCGGCCCCTGTTCCATCCACGACACTGGAGCTGCCATCGAATATGCCACCAGACTGAAAGAAGCAGCCGCCCGCTACACCGATGACCTGCTCGTCGTAATGCGTGTCTACTTTGAAAAACCCCGCACTACGGTGGGATGGAAGGGCTTGATCAACGACCCCCACCTCGACGAATCATTTGATATCAATCGAGGTCTTCACATCGCCCGTGAGCTATTGATCGAGTTGGCTGAAATGGGCGTTCCCGCCGGCACCGAGTTTCTTGATACGATCTCTCCCCAGTACTACGCGGATCTCATCGCATGGGGAGCCATTGGTGCCCGTACCACGGAATCCCAGATTCACCGCGAGCTTGCGTCCGGGCTCTCGATGCCTGTTGGTTTTAAAAACGGCACCGGCGGCTCCAACCAAATCGCCTTCGATGCCATCCAGGCATCCGCCGGCCAGCACCACTTCCTTTCCGTTACCAAACAAGGGGTCACCGCTATCGTCGCCACCAAAGGGAACGACGCCTGTCACATCATCCTGCGCGGCTCATCCAAGGGGCCTAATTACGATGCCGAAAGCATTGCCGAGGTCGCAGGCCAACTCGAATCAGCCGGCCTCCCCGCCTCGGTGATGGTCGACTGCTCACACGGTAATTCCCTCAAGGACTACCGCAACCAACCGGTCGTAGCCCAGTCCCTATGCGAGCAAATCGCCGGGGGCAACAAGGCGATCACCGCTGTGATGGTGGAAAGCAATCTAGTCGAAGGCGGTCAGAAGCTACAGGGAAGCCGGGCCGATCTCACCTACGGCCAATCGGTTACCGATGAGTGTGTCGGCTGGCAGACAACCGAAGACATGCTTGAGGAATTTGCCAAGGCCATCCGTGCCAGGCGCAATGCGTCGTAA
- a CDS encoding ThuA domain-containing protein: protein MIRQRLIPLIVGCGVMGMAMAQAQKPDSRTAEITQAVSALKAVKPAKERKLLVFCVTRGYRHGSISTGQIAMRVMGEKTGAFTAVVSDDLDNFEPGKIDQFDAICFLNTTMEVFSPAKGALKKMSAAEKAAASERELRLKKSFMQFLKSGKGFVGIHSATDTFYQWEEYGDMIGGYFDGHPWGADTTVSVMVEKGQEKHACCAHLEGKNLDFKEEIYQFKAPYDPRKLHMLLRLDPDKTNLSIGKRSDKDYGVSWLKFHGQGRVFYCSLGHNHHIFSNPQVLQHYLSGIQWALGDLKVDVKIGE from the coding sequence ATGATTAGACAACGATTGATTCCCTTGATAGTGGGTTGTGGTGTAATGGGTATGGCGATGGCTCAGGCGCAGAAGCCCGACAGCCGGACCGCAGAGATCACCCAGGCGGTGAGTGCCTTGAAGGCGGTAAAGCCTGCCAAGGAGCGTAAGCTGTTAGTGTTTTGTGTGACACGCGGATACAGGCATGGTTCCATATCCACCGGGCAGATCGCCATGCGTGTGATGGGGGAAAAGACCGGTGCGTTCACGGCTGTGGTAAGTGATGATCTGGATAATTTCGAGCCTGGGAAAATCGACCAGTTCGATGCCATTTGTTTCCTGAACACCACCATGGAGGTCTTCAGCCCGGCCAAGGGGGCGTTGAAAAAGATGAGTGCCGCAGAAAAGGCGGCGGCATCAGAGAGGGAACTACGTCTTAAGAAGAGCTTCATGCAGTTTCTTAAAAGCGGCAAAGGTTTTGTCGGTATCCACTCGGCCACAGATACATTTTATCAGTGGGAGGAATATGGGGATATGATTGGGGGATACTTTGACGGTCATCCCTGGGGAGCCGATACAACTGTCAGTGTCATGGTTGAAAAGGGGCAGGAGAAACATGCCTGTTGTGCCCACCTCGAAGGGAAGAACCTTGATTTCAAGGAGGAGATCTATCAGTTCAAAGCTCCTTACGATCCCAGGAAATTACACATGTTGCTTCGTCTTGACCCCGATAAGACCAATTTGAGTATCGGTAAGAGATCCGATAAGGACTATGGTGTCAGTTGGTTGAAGTTTCACGGGCAGGGGCGTGTGTTTTATTGTTCGTTGGGGCACAATCACCATATTTTCTCCAACCCGCAAGTGCTTCAACATTATCTATCAGGTATCCAGTGGGCTCTGGGTGACTTGAAGGTGGATGTCAAAATCGGTGAGTAA